The segment ctgtcagcacagagcccgatgtggggctcgaactcatggaccgcgagatcatgacctgagccgaagtcagatgcttaaccgaccgagccatccaggcccccccaGAGTCCACATTCTTAACCACTATACACTGTGGCTTCTCCCAGTGGCCTCCCgttgcattaaaattaaaatccagatTCTTTCCTTTTGGGCCTTGCTTGACTGGTCTCCACTTACAGCTTCATATCTAACTATTCACTTacttacttaatttatttattagagagagaatatgcatgagcagggaaggaccagagggagagagagaatcttaagcaggttccatgcccagtgcggagcccaaagcaggactaaatctcatgaccctgagatcatgacctgagccaaaatcaagaactggatgcttaaccaactgagccaccctggcaccctgtaTCTGTTTACTCTCAGCTCTAGCCACATTGGCCTTCCTCTCTTCTTAGAACATTTCAGTGTTGTTCCTGCCTCAAGGTCTTTGCCAGCGTTGTTCCCTCTGTTGGAATACTCTTACCTGACTACATTCAGGCCTTCACTTAGAGGTTCAAGGAGACCGTCCTTGACCAGTCTAAGTGGCTTGGCCTGCATTTGTTCCCTATCACCTGTTTCATTGATCATGCTTTTCACTATCTGAAACACTGTTGTGTGTGTATTGGGCATTTGTGTCCCTGCACTGGAACACGTGCCATTTCATGGGTCAGAGATGTGACCTGACTTGTTCCCTGTTTATTTGCACTGCCTGGAACGTGGCACGTGGCAGGTGCTTAGTGTATGCTGGTCAATTAAGGCAAATAAAAAAGTTTCTCACCCTGTGTGCTTATCTGAGCCCCAGGAGCCTCAGAACATCAGCCTTAGGGGGCTCAACCTTACTTTCTGTGGGGCAAGGGGACCAAACATCAGCTTTGGGGCTGGACAGGCTGCCTTCCAAGCCAGTGGTGCCCCCCTCCCGGCCTCGTCTCCTCACCTGCCAGATGAGGACAGTATCATCATCCTGATGTGTGTCAGACAGAGCACAGCTCTTGGCGTACCCTGGAGTCAGACCACAAGAGTTCCCCCATTACCCTCCCTGTACCCCCTTTGCAGCCATTGGCATCCAAAGGCATCTCTAAGTGGACCCAGAGCGCCCAACGCTTCACAGGCTACCTGGTGGCTCAggataaaattttgtttgaagtGAGGGCCAGTTTGGTAATTGGAGGGTTTTCTTCTCACAGAGTCACCCTGTACTTGCAGGAGAGGGGATGCATGTGTTCGTCTGATGTCTTACaaattctgcccctcccccgctcccccaaCAGTGTCGCTGCTGCTGCAGGGGATCCGAAGACACAAGCCTGTGAGAGAGATTCCTGTCCCTTAGGTGCTACCTCTCCCTGATAGCATTTCCCAGTTTTGCCCCCTGGGCTGTTATTCCCATCTCTGCCTGATGGTTAATATCCACAGGGAGTCTGGCTTCGGAGTCTGGCTTCTCCCAcagcctgtgagctccctgaggacaAGGACCAGCGCTTTTCCTGACCCTGGCCTCCTCCATGCCTAGCacacatttgttgaaagaatatgCAGGAGGGAAACCAAAGATGAAGGGAAAACCAGTAGTCCGTGTAGCTTTCAGTTCACAGGGCACCAGCTCCAAAGGGTGAAATGGCTTATTTAACCTTTGTTCTCTGGATGGCCCACGGCTCCCCTGGGCTTTACCCTGCAGAGCAATGGACACATTTACTAAGTTGAAAGCAGAATGGTGGAAGTCCTGCAGGTGAAAGCTGCATTATAGTTCCCAACCCATCACCCGTGTGCTGGCTAAGGGTTTGAGAGCTCTCTTGAAAGGCTTGGGAGGGCCAAATATCTGAATGAAAGAGaagccccttctcttccttctttgagTCGGCTCAATGGCCCTCAAAGCTAGGCGTGGGTCAATCATCCCGCAGTCTGTGTGTACATAGGGTCACTTCAGGGATTTGGAGGGCACCTGAGACCCACTGACTTTGGAGGCTGACCCCTGTGGACCACACAGAGCTCCTGCACTCACAGGGGACTGTAAGCAGTGCAGCGTGAGTTACTTGGGGGAAAAGGGAGCTCCTacaggaggacagaggaggggctGCTTCTCAGGGTGAGCGGAGTGTCTGGGCAGGTTTCCAGAGCTAGGCTGCCTGAGATGAATTCCAGTTCCCTGATTTACTACACCGTGCATTTGAGCAAGGTTCTTAAGTCTctgcagttttctcatctgtaaaacagatgTAACCTCACAGGGTTACTTGAGTATCAAATGAGCTAATGTGGGTAGAGTATAAAAAGCCCACAGTACATGTGTGCAAATGTTAGCTCTCATGATGATGGTGAtagcacccccccccttttttttattttattttattttattttattttattttattttattttattttattttattttgttttgttttattttagggagGGAGCACATGTTCATgcagtagggaggggcagagggagagaaagagagagaatctcaagcaggctccactctcagcacagagcccaatgcagggctcaatctcttgaccctgggatcataacctgatccaagatcaagagttggacactcaaccaactgagccacccaggtgccgcagcCCCCCGcccttttaaattaatttactttgagagagagggagagaacaggagcaggggcagagtgagaaggagagagagagaaccccaagcaggctccgtgctgtcagtgtagagcctgacatggggctcgatgtcACGAAATGTGTGATTTTGAGCTGAGCCCAcaccaagagtctgacatttaaccacCCAGCCCCCCGTTTTAGGTGTGTGTGACAGTTTTGTTGATACGTAATTCAGATATCCTAAAATACacccattttaagtatacaattcagtggttttaataTGATCAgggttgtgcagccatcaccactatcaatTGTACATTTCATCCCCTCATGAAGGAATTGTACACTTTGGCGATCACCCTCCTATTCCCCCACCCTCCAATCTGTTGTCTCTATAGGTTTTCCTGTTTTGGACGTTTTGTCCATAATGGCATCATCTAATgtgtggtcttctgtgactgaTTCTCACTTAACATGATATTTTCTAGGTGCATCCCTGTGGTAGCATTATCAGCCCTGTgattcctttttatctctttatggttgagaaatattccattgtattgatgcacatttccttttttttttttttaaatgtttgtttagttttgagatagTACCAGCGGAGGAGGgacggggttgggggtgggggtgggacaaacgatccgaagcaggcttcacgctgacagaagtgagcctgatgtggggctcgaacccatgaaccatgagatcatgacctgaacctaagttggacgctcaatcggcTGAGCCACACGGGCGCCCCTGGATgcacattcatcagttgatgggcatgtgggttgttttctcctctgggctatcataaataatgaaatactgaTGGCCCACTTTTATGAAAACATCTTAAGTAATTACCTGTGTTTCTTAAGTTACAAATAACTCCTGCCTTATAACAGGGACACACAATAACCCTGGAGGTTGGGTGGCATTCTCCCCACTTTATTTATAAAGAcacagactcagagaggttgaggGCCTTAAACAGCCAGCAGGCAGCTTCCCAGCTTGCCTCCAGCCGTGGGGAGGTTGGTGAAGATGAGGATGGGGTGTCAGCCCTCTGCTGCCcgtgcccccctctccccacaggtGTCCAGAGTGTGGAGGTGCAGTTGGAGAACCAGATGGTCCTGGTGCAGACCACCCTGCCCAGCCAGGAGGTGCAGGCCCTTTTAGAAGGCACAGGGCGGCAGGCGGTGCTCAAGGGCATGGGCAGTGGCCTATTGCGTGAGTAGCCGCTACAGCCCTGGCCTTGGCttctcagggagggagggggctggtaCACATCTAAACCGTAggatttgggggttgggggttcaGGTGGCCTTGGGGAAGGCATGAGAGTTATGCGGGGCTCTCTCCTTGCCCTTTTTGAGCTGATGAAGGTGTGGGGCTGAGGTGGCGAGCCAGCCCAGGTGTCTTGATACCTTGCAGAGAATCTGGGGGCAGCAGTGGCCATTCTGGAGGGGCCTGGCCCTGTGCAAGGGGTGGTGCGCTTCCTACAGCTGACCCCCGAGCGCTGCCTCATCGAGGGGACCattgatggcctggagcctgggcCGCACGGACTCCACGTCCATCAGTTTGGGGACCTCACAGGGAACTGCAGCAGGTAAGTCATCTGTAACTTCCCTGGTGGCATCTTCATTCCCCCAGTTGTGCACCCACTCCGTGCAGAGGCTGTGTTCGGCCGTCTACACAGGCTTTCACACTTGTTCCTCGCAAGTACTGTAaggcatatacacacacacccagtctacagatgaggaaactgaggctcagtcaAAGGCCCCAGGGCATGTACATGGTAGGGTGGGATTTGAaccttgatatttcttttttattttttttatttaaaaaaaaattttttttttccaacgtttatttatttttgggacagagagaaacagagcatgaacgggggaggggcagagagagagggagacacagaatcggaaacaggctccaggctctgagccatcagcccagagcctgacgcggggctcgaactcacagaccgcgagattgtgacctggctgaagtcggatgcttaaccgactgcgccacccaggcgcccctgaacctcGATATTTCTGCTCGTAGCCACCTTACTGCCTCTGAGAAGGAAGTAACTCCTACTAGACACAGAAAGGCAGGTCTCCATGTCATGGTGTTTGTCATGCTGTGATGCAATTAGTTGCTTACTcatctgtgtctcccccaaaagTTTATTGAGGGCAGAACCCACATCTGATTCTTCTCCgtgccctcagcccagagcctggtacAGAGTAAGTCTGTTTGCTGAGTGAGTGGGTGAAATAAATAGAGAGGATGGCCTGCGAGCCACTGTTTTGCTGCCCTCCTGCTTACCTTTTGTTCTTAGCTGTGGAGACCACTTTAACCCTGATGGAGCATCTCATGGGGGCCCCGAGGACTCTGACCGGGTAAGTGTCCATCTGGGTGAAGTTTAGGCTGCAAGGGGGCCCGAGGCCTCAGGCAGGGCAGGTTGCTCCTGGGGCGTTAGCAGACAATTCCATTTTGGTGGGgtcccctcattttattttgttccaaTTTAGAAACATTGACCCTCCCTGTGGTTGAGGCCTGACCCCAAGAGCTCACAGTCTGGTGAGGGAGACCCTTGAGGACCCCATGGTTGCAGAGCAGTGAGATGACCCTTGCAGGAGCCTGTGGGAGGCCCCGGGAGCCCAGGGCAAGCACCCGATCCGGCCTGAACCCAAGGACATGGGCAGTGGGAGAAAGCTTTCTGGAGAACTGAAGGTGTGGAAGTTGAAGATTTTGCCTGAACTAAAAAGGCCATTTCTGATGGTGCAACTTCCAGcttggagttttgtttttcacCAGAGAATCGTTTCCCGTCAGCAGTGAGTTCTATGCTGCCTTGGTTTTTGCTTATCTGAGTATTGCTTGCTCTGTTAGTTATTCCACAGTTTCCTGTAAGTTAACTCAGGTTTTTCCTTAggtaaattgggttattttttttttaaatttttgttaatgtttattcagttttgagagacagaggcagagcatgagcggggaaggggcagagagagagggagacacagaatctgaagcaggctccaggctctgaactgtcggtacagagcctgacgtggggctcaaactcacggaccgtgagatcatgacctgagccgaagccggacgctcaaccgactgagccacccaggcgccccagattggGTTATTTTTAATGCTATAATCTATCATGGAAGGTTTCAAACATTGCAAAGGAGAGAAACTTGTCCTAAACTCCCGTGTCCCTATCACCCAGTTTCAACAGTGACCAATTCATggccagtgttttttttttttttttttttaatgtttatttttgagagacagagacagagacagagcatgagtcggggaggggcagagagcaagggaaacacagaatctgaaccaggctccaggctccaggttgtcagcacagagcccaacatggggcttgaactcacaaaccgtgtgatcatgacctgagccgaagtcggacgcttaaccgactgagccacccaggtgccccatggccaGTCATTTTTCATCTACACCTCCAGCCTTTCTCCaccattattttgaagcaaatcaaGACATCGTTTCATGTAATTAAGGCCggtttatttttaacaagaaacCTAATACTGCCACAGAGAATGGAAAACCGGTACTTGTAGCCATAAGAGCAGGGTCATTGCAAAAATGACCATTGGAGGCCAACTAAACGTTAGTGCGGTCCTGCTGGGTTCTGGCCTGCAAGGTCTGAGAACTGAGGAAGGcctgctttttctcctttatgtGGAGATTAGTGAATGTTAGAGAAGGTGTTGAAGACTGAATTAAACCTTTGTCCTGGGTGTCATCCAGGATGACTGCCCTCACTCAGGGATTTAATGTTTCCTAACACCCGGTCACATCTCCTTCACTTCTGGGGTATGTGTTCCCTCTGCACTCGGAGATTCAGTACCAGGGCAGGCTCTGGGGCCTGGTCCCTCTCCCGGGACCTGGCAGCCCCTCTTTACACCCTCCCAGGACTCACAGGCTTCCTGGATTTGTAATTTCTATCTGACGAAGGTTTGTAGCCTTCTGCCACAGGACAAATGAAGCTATGGTACATGTTTCTTAACTCATGTACCTGATTTCTTGGACTTTTGACAGCTCCCTCACATTTCCGATGGTCAAAAGTTTGactcctttcccctcccaccctgggAAGCCAGAGAAGGGTTTCTGTCGGGTCCACTGTGTGGTGCTGTGTTTGTGCCCCGTGTAGCAGTGACCTGTCGCTGTGAATCAAATCATTCCCAACTTGGGGGTTGAAAACAACAAGCATTCATCTCCATTTCTCCGGAGCAGGAACATGGGTGCAGCTTAGCTGGGGGCCTCTGGCTTGGGGTGACTataatcaaggtgttggctggggctgcaATCATCGCAAGGCTCATGTCACTGTTGGCAGGCCTTGGGTCCTCCCTGGCTGTTGGCCAGAGACATCAGTCCTTTGCCACGTGGGCCTCTTCCTAGGgcagctcacaacatggcagctgggcTTCCCCCAGAGCGAGTACGCAAGAGAGGGCATCCAAGACGGAACCATTCTATCCTTGTAACCTAGCCTAGTAAGTGATGCTAGGTCTAGCACGTGCACAGTGGAAGAACACAGAGGGACGTCAGTACAGGGAAGGTGCATCTTAGAGCACCTCGAGCCTTGCAAGGTGCTGCGCAAGAATTAAGCAGGTGAAGAACAGAGAGTGGGAATGTCAGGCacagatgggtgggggtgggggcgactCCATAGGCAGAGGCCCTGCGGCATGAACCAACAGGGAGCAGTTGGGAACTGGCAGCACTATGTCTGTTAGGGAGTGGAGACCGGAAGGGTGAGAGACCATCTTGCAGCCTTGCTGTAGCCCAGGCCCGCTCAGGGTGGAGGATGAGAAGGGGCTGGGGCCAACTGCTCTACTGTCCACAGGTCCTTGATAGAGATAAAGACTTGAGCAAGAGCTGGGCTGCCAAGGCTGCCGTGGTGACTGACAAGTTCCTTTTGGATTTCTGCATCTGCTTTTGCCCAGCTGGAAGTGAATTCAGTGTGGGGGTTTACACCAGAGCCTGGCTGTCCCTTTGCACCTCTCGTCCCCAAGCTGCCTTCCCTTCTCTTGCCTCCCCCCAATCCTTCCTCTTCGTGTGCTGTGCTAGAGGTTGCCCCAAAGCACAGAGTAACCATGCCATGCCCCTGCCCAAAGCCCTTCTTGGCTCCCCAGCTCCTAAGGGCATAGACCCTGGCCAGCTGCTTGGTGTGACATTCAAGGCCCTGCGGCCCAGTTCTACTTGCCCAAGTGCAGGGGCAGGAGTGGACCGTGCTGCTGGGTCATGCCTCTTGAGCCGTATTGCTAGGCTGCTTGCTCTCTCAGCCCAATCCTGAAGATGCTCGTCAAGGCTCAGTATCACCTCCCCTTCCTTGATCTTTCTGCCATAAAGGCCCCCACCGCAGGATAACGAAAAGCACCAGGTGTAAGCAGCAGATGtctctctggaaaacaaaataaagcagaagtgGCACTTCTTGCTGCTTGTCACCCCCGTCCCCCAGTGACATGCTTTGTGACCATTCTTCACAGCAAAGCCATGTGCACCAGCCCGCACAGGCACAGGCACTTGCTTCTGCCTAAAGCGTCCGATTGGGCACAATTTATCTGTACAGGCGTGGGCTTCCGTGACTTACCAGTAAGGTCCAGTCACCTGCAAACCTACTCGCTGCCGTACTAACTCTGTGTTTCATAATCGCTAGTCTGTTCGACGTCTGTCTCCCCACCATGCTTCGAGCTCCTTGAGGGTGAGGACTGCATGTGCACGCTACAGCATGCCAGCAAAGTGTGTCTGATGGAGGAAGTGCTTGGTATATGTGTTAGGACATTTGTTATTACCTTCAAAGGGAAAAGGTAGGCAGAGCCAACTTCCGGGGGAGGGCAGGATAGGCTCCTTGCTCCCtgtgtttcttctctgtgttcctggaggctgggagtcaggGACCAGTGCTGGCTGCTTCCTGTGGTCAGGAAGCCAAACCTGGCCAACTTAAGCCCAGGGGAATTGCACGCAGCCCGCCAAGGGCTTAGAGTCAACAAGAGGCTGGAGAACGGGGCTTGTAAAGAAGAAGGAACCAGGCTGGCTTTTGAGGCTGGGTTGCAGGGAGGGTGACAACCTTGTAGGAGAAACAGTCTGGTCCAGTGGGCATGACTTCCTAGGAAGGGGGTCACTGGCCAGGATTTCAGTCCCAGGGAGGGAGCATCTAGTTGCCATCCTGTGTCCTGGGCCATTCCTTATCTTACCAGACTGCACCCAGAGGAGGGCACTGATACTTTTGGGGAAGGGGAATCAGATACTGGGAAGCCAGAAGCTGGCGTCTGTGCCCCATGtgcccctctcctcacccctgtATGTCACCGCAGCACCGAGGAGACCTGGGGAATGTCTGCGCTGACACTGACGGCCGAGCTGTCTTCAGGATAGAGGATGAGCAGCTGAAGGTGAGGTGGAAAAGAGGGTGGGGACTTTCCTAACAGGTCCACTGTCTGAGGCTGTTATCTGCCCTCAAAGGTGTGGGATGTGATTGGCCGAAGCCTGGTCATCGATGAGAGAGAAGACGACCTGGGCCGGGGTGGCCATCccttatccaaggtcacagggaactcaggagagaggtgagTGATGCCACCCCCGGCAGGAGGCTGTGCTGTGCCAGCGGTGCACGGGCAGCCCTGGAGGAGCCCAGACCAGTTTGCAGCGCCCGCTCCTGACCACACATTCTTCCTCAGGTTGGCCTGTGGCATCATTGCACGCTCCGCTGGCCTTTTCCAGAACCCCAAGCAGATCTGCTCCTGCGACGGCCTCACTATCTGGGAGGAGCGACACCGGCCCATCGCTGGTGAGGGACGAAAGGAGCCGGCCAAGTCCCTTGCCCACCTCTGAGCACGGCCTCAGCCTCGGACGTGTGA is part of the Felis catus isolate Fca126 chromosome D1, F.catus_Fca126_mat1.0, whole genome shotgun sequence genome and harbors:
- the CCS gene encoding copper chaperone for superoxide dismutase, which gives rise to MASDSGDRGTACTLEFAVQMTCESCVDAVRTSLQGVAGVQSVEVQLENQMVLVQTTLPSQEVQALLEGTGRQAVLKGMGSGLLQNLGAAVAILEGPGPVQGVVRFLQLTPERCLIEGTIDGLEPGPHGLHVHQFGDLTGNCSSCGDHFNPDGASHGGPEDSDRHRGDLGNVCADTDGRAVFRIEDEQLKVWDVIGRSLVIDEREDDLGRGGHPLSKVTGNSGERLACGIIARSAGLFQNPKQICSCDGLTIWEERHRPIAGEGRKEPAKSLAHL